DNA sequence from the Arthrobacter sp. V1I9 genome:
GCAGCAGGCACGGATGAGCTTGCAGCATCGCTGCGCGCCGACCTCCTTGAGTTCGCCGCGGACCTGAATGCCGTAGCCTCCCGCAAGGGGGCAAACCTGCGGCAAAAGGTCAGTGAGGTCTTCGCCGAAGGCAACGGCCCGCTCCGGGGCAGCCGTTAGGAAGGCGGCCATGGCCAGCAGCAAGCTCCCGCAGTCCGCTTCGGAGGCAGCGCTCACCGACCCGGTCCGCTACCCGGTCAGCGCTTCCTCTCCGGTCCGGACCAAACGCGGCTTCGTGCTTGTGCTCCTGACACTCCTGGTGCCGGGCAGCGCGCAACTTGTGGCTGGTAACCGCAAGCTCGGGCGCGCGGCCCTCAGGGTGACGCTCTGCGTGTGGGCGGCCCTGGTGCTTGCCGTACTCCTGCTGCTGCTCAACCGGCCGCTCCTCATTAACATCATCACCAACTCCCTTGCCTCGCTCGTCATCGTCATTCTGCTGGTGGCACTCGCTGCCGGCTGGGCAATTCTTTTTATCAATACCCTGCGGCTCATCCGCCCGGTCCTGCTGGCCCCGCCCGCACGTCCCGTCGTCGTGATTTCGCTGGTATTGGCGATGGTCCTGGGCAGCGGAACGCTCGGTTACGCTGCCTACCTGCTCAACGTGGGACGCAACGCCATCGGCAGCATCTTCTCGGCAGGGCCCGCGATCGACCCCGTAGAGGGCCGCTACAACTTCCTAATGATGGGCGGAGATGCCGGTGACGACCGTACCGGCAGGCGCACAGACAGCCTCTCGGTCCTGAGCGTCGATGCCGAGACCGGCCAAACCGCCATCATCTCCGTCCCCCGGAACCTTCAGAACGCCCAGTTCAGCGAGGACTCCCCCATGCGGGCCATCTACCCTGACGGCTACGACTGCGGTGACGCGTGCCTGATCAACGCCATCAACACCGAAGTGACCAACGAGCACGCCGACCTCTATCCCGGCGTTCCAGATCCCGGCGCCCAGGCCACGCTTGAGGCCGTCTCCGGGACGCTGGGAATCACAGTCCAGGCGTATGTGCTGGTGGACATGGAGGGCTTCTCCAAGCTCATTGACGCGATGGGCGGCATCCGGATCAAGGCCGGGGGCTGGGTGCCCATCAGCGGGGAAACCATCGATGAGGCCAACGGCATCCACGGCATGCCCCTGGGCTGGATCCCCGCGGGCGACCAGACGCTGGATGGCTACACTGCGCTCTGGTACGGGCGGTCGCGGGAATTCGTGGACGACTACGCCCGCATCCAGCGCCAGCAGTGCGTGCAGCAGGCAATGCTCAAGCAGCTGGACCCCGGCACGCTGCTGGCCAAGTTCGAGGAGATCGCCAACGCCGGTACCAAGGTGGTGGACTCCAATATCTCTTCCTCCCAGCTGGGAAGCTTCGTGGACCTGGCCATGAAGGCTAAGGGCCAGGACATCAAGCGCCTCACCATCGGCCCGCCGGACTTTGACGCCTCCTTCTCCACGGTGCCCAACTTCGACGTCATCCACACCCGGGTGGACCAGCTGTTGGCCTCGGCGTCGGAAGCCGAGTCCGCGGGGTTGCCGGATGACGCGATGGTGGTGCCGAGCGCGGGCGGCGGGCATCTGCAGGCTGCACCGGTCCGCTATCCGGCAGCACCGCTGCCGGCGGGCGGGACGCCGGCGCAGCAGTCTCCCCCCGCGCAGCAGTCTCCCCCCGCGCCGGCGTCGGACTTCACGCCTGTGACCACCACCCCTGACGGTGAGCCGATCACCGAAGCGATGCTTAACGAGCTCAAGAGCCAGGGCAACGAGCAGGCAATCCGGGAACTCGTGGCAACCAACGGCCAGTGCGCCCCGTTGTAGCCAGCACCGCCACCACACCTAACTACGGAACGGACACCGCCTTGTACGAGATTGACAATGTCCTCCGGGACTATGCCTGGGGATCCACGACGGCGATCGCCGCCTTGCTGGGACGTCCGGAGTCGGGCGGTCCGGAAGCAGAGTTGTGGATCGGTGCGCACCCTGACTCACCGTCCGTCGCCCGCCTGCCCGAGGACGGGTCCACTGCCGCCTTGGACGCCTTGATCGCCGGCGACCCGGAGCATTTCCTCGGCGCGGACTCCGTGGCGCGTTTCGGTCCCCGGCTGCCCTTCCTCGCCAAGATCCTGGCGGCTGCCCAGCCGCTGTCCCTGCAGGTCCACCCGAGCCTGGAACAGGCAAAGACAGGTTTTGCGCGGGAGAATGCCGAGGGCCTGGCCGCGGATGCCCCCAACAGGAATTACCGGGACGACAACCACAAGCCCGAGATGATCCTTGCCTTGACGCCGTTTGAGGCGCTGTGCGGTTTCCGGCCGGCGGCGCAGACCCGGGAAATCCTGCAGCACATTGAAGGAGCCTTCCGTGCCACCGAGGGCGCGGCGCCCGCACTGGTCAGCGCCCTGCTGGCGGATCTTGAGGACAGCGACGAAAGTGCCGGCCTGCGGAAAGCCTTCGAGCGCCTGATCGCCGGCGGCCAGGCCGTAGCTGAGGACACGTCCCTGGTGGTGGGCGCATTGCTTGCCGGAGCTCCCCTGGCTCCCTTTGACGCCGAACTGTCGACAGCGATCAGCCTCCATGAGAAGTATCCCGGCGATCCCGGAGTCCTGATCTCGCTGCTGCTGAACCGTATCTCGCTTGAGCCGGGCGAGGCCGTCTACCTGCCCGCCGGGAACGTCCACGCCTACCTGCATGGCTTGGGCGTTGAGGTCATGGCGTCCTCGGACAACGTCCTGCGCGGCGGACTCACCCCGAAGTTCGTTGACGTCCCCGAACTGCTGCGGACCATCGACTTCCAGCCGGTCGCGGTGCCGATGCTTGAGGCTGAGCGGACGGTGATGGACCAGGAGCTCTTCCGCCCGCCTTTCGCCGAGTTCCAGCTGCAGCGCATCGAACTCTCACCCGACGCCGGGCCCGTACCGCTGGCACAGTCGGGTGCGGCGGTGGTGATTGTGGTTGCCGGGGATGTCTACCTGGATTCACCCAAGGGCGACCTGCAGCTCTCCCGGGGCGGCAGCGCCTTCCTGGCTGCCGCCGAGGCTCCCGTCAACGTTCATCCCGTGGCCGGCAGCACCGAACCTGCGCTGGCGTTCGCCGTGACCACCGGACTCTAGCCGCGCCTAAGCACCGATCGGACCCGGCCGGCCGCGCCCTTCAGCAGGCGCCGCGCCGTTTGAAGTCCGCGGCGGGCCAGCGGCATGGCCTGCGAGTAAGCGGGGTAGAACGGCGAGAGCGGTTTTTCCCAGGTGCCCAGGAGCATGTTTTCGTGCTTCGCGAACTGCTTTTTGAAGTCGGAGATACCGTCGTTGAGGAGGCCGTTGAAGTCGTAACGCACGCACCCGTCTTCCCGCATGGCCCGCAGGGCTGCCCACTTCACGCCATAATTGACGCGCTGTTTTTTGCCCTTCGGAGGAGACGCCGCCATACAGCTCGAAGGCGGTGGAACCGCTCCTGGCCAGCCAGACGAAGGCCAGCATCTGCTCGCCGTCGAAAGCTGCGATGATCGGTGACCCGTCCCCCATGTTCTTGAAAATGTCCCGGTAGTACCGGTCCTCATGGATGCCGAAACCGGCGCGCTCAGCGGTCTCGTGGTAAATCCCGAGCACCTGCTCCAGCTCGGCGTCGTTCTTGACCTTGCGGAACTCCACGTCGCTGCGCATGGCCTTGCGGATGTTTGCCCGGGTGGACTTGGACATCTCAGCCATCAGCTCGTCGTCAGTCCAGGTGAGGTCCAGGATGAGCGTGCGCGGAATGAGGACAGTATTGGTGGTTGCCCGGAAGCCTGCCGACGCTACGGCGCCCGCGAAGTCCGAGTCCTGGTCCCAGTCCGGTTCGATGCTCAGGGCCACGCCGCGGTGGCGGACGGCGGCATGGTCTGCCAGGCTGCCAAGGACGGCAGGGGCGTTTTCCACCGAACACATCGGTCCCCGGGGAATGTAGACCAGGGCACGGAAGGGGAACGGAAGCCGGCGGACCAGCAGCTGCGCGCAGCCTACCGTGTTGTCGCCGTCGTTAAGCAGCACCCGGTCCACTGACCAGCCATGCATGGCTTTGGTCTCGCCCCAGCCCCAAAGCTGCTGCGGATGTCCCTTGAACCGGTCAACGTGTTCGTCCCAAAGGGCGCGGTCAGTACAGGGCACAACAGCAGGAATCATGGCTTCAACCCTATACCAAGGCCTCAAACGGCAGATCCCCGGAGCACCCTGCGGCGCTCCGGGGATCTGTGCAGCCCGCGGCCGGAGTCAGCTCTTGCGGGCGTACCCTTCCCACTTGCTGGCCTGGTGCTCGCCGTCCACAAAACGGATGGTTCCGGACTTGGAGCGCATCACGATGGACTGGGTGAGGACCTTGTCCTTGGAGTACCGGACGCCCTTGAGCAGGTCGCCGTCCGTGATGCCGGTGGCGGCAAAGTAGCAGTTGTCGCTGGAGACGAGGTCGTTGGTGGAGAGGACCCGGTCCAGGTCGTGTCCGGCGTCGAGGGCCTTTTGCTTCTCCTCGTCGCTGGTGGGCCACAGCCGGCCCTGGATAACGCCGCCCAGGGACTTGATGGCGCAGGCAGCAACGATGCCTTCCGGGGTACCGCCGATGCCCATCAGTGCGTCCACGCCGGTACCGGAACGGGCAGCGGCGATGGCGCCGGCAACGTCGCCGTCCATGATGAACTTGGTGCGGGCGCCTGCTTCGCGGATCTCCTCCACCAGCGGGCGGTGGCGGTCACGGTCCAGGATCATGACGTTGAGCTGGTTGACCTTGACGCCCTTGGCCTTGGCGATCAGGTGCAGGTTCTGCTTTACGGGGAGGCGGAGGTCCACCATGTCCGCAGCTTCCGGTCCGGTGACGAGCTTTTCCATGTAGAACACGGCGGAGGGGTCGAACATGGACCCGCGCTCGGCCACAGCCAGGACGGCCAGGGCGTTGTTAATGCCCAATGCGGTGAGCCGGGTTCCATCGATGGGGTCAACTGCCACATCGCACTCCGGGCCGGTGCCGTCGCCGACGCGTTCGCCGTTGAACAGCATGGGGGCTTCGTCTTTTTCGCCTTCGCCGATGACCACTACGCCATTGAAGTGGACGGTCTGGAGGAAGGAGCGCATGGCGTCGACGGCGGCGCCGTCGGCGGTGTTCTTGTCGCCGAAACCTACCCAGTGTCCGCCGGCGATGGCTGCCGCTTCGGTAACGCGGACGAGCTCGAGGGCAAGGTTGCGGTCCGGCTCATCGTTGCCCACCGCCAGTGACGGGGAGATCGTGGAGTACTTCTGGGTCATGGACGCTGGTGACACGTTAACCTCTTCTTCGAGTGGCGATCATTGAACCCGCCCAGCCGGAACAGCCGGGCGGTGATTCCTCTGATATCGATCATAGTCGCGGCACCGGGTTCCGGCGGCGGGATGACGCGGCCGCGCAATGTACGCGGAGGCTGGGGTGGCCGGCGGGCCCGCTGCGGGCGCCCCGAGTGTGAGTTGCACACCGGAATGGGCGACTATAGAGAGGTGAATGAGATGCAGGAAAAGACCAGTCCTTCCCCCGAACCGGCAGGATCCGGAAGCAACAACGGATCCAGCGGGGCCGGAGGGCAGGGCCCGGTTAAGCCTGTCATTCCCGCGGCAGCAGCCAAGCGGGCCAACGCGTCGGTGATCGGCATGATCATTGCCCTGGCGGTGAGCATCGCAGCCTTCCTCCCCATCGTCCTGATGAACCCCTCTCCCAAGACTGACGGCTACCGCCCGAACATCGATGTGAGCGCCGCGGCCCGGAATGCGACCGACGTGGCAGGATTCACACCCGTAGCGCCGGACACCGGCAACTCCTTCAGGGCGAACTACGCGCGGTGGGAAGCCGGAACGGGCAGCGGCGTGCCGGCATGGGAGGTGGGCTACATCACGCCCAAGGAGTCCTTCATCGGGCTGGTCCAGACCCGCAGCGCCAACCCCACCTGGCTCCTCCAGCAGGTACAGAACGCTCCGGTCACCGGCTCGCGGAACGCAGGCGGCAGGGAGTGGCAGCTGCGCGATACCGGCAAGGGCGGGAAGTCGATGGTGCTTGAGTACCGCGGGACCACCGTCATCCTGGCGGGTGCCGCCCAACTGGACGAGTTCGCCACTTTGGCGGACGCCGTCGTGAAATCCCTGGACAGCAACCCTGCCGTCACAGTTTCACCTGCAGCCAGTACCGCACCGTAAGGTAAGGCGGGTGACTACCTACCTGACCCCTGCCCTCGCCTGGCGCCGGATGCGTGAAGGAAATGAGCGCTTCGTCGCCGGCGAATCATCCCACCCGAACCAGGACTCGTCCCGCAGGTCCTCACTGGTGGAGAACCAGCACCCCTTCGCCGTGATTTTCGGTTGCTCCGACTCACGGCTCGCCGCCGAAATCATCTTCGACGTCGGACTGGGCGACGTTTTTGTGGTGCGCACCGCGGGACAGGTCATCGACGATGCCGTCCTCGGCTCGCTGGAGTACAGCGTCGGTGTGCTCGGGGTACCGCTGATTGCCATCCTGGGGCACGACAGCTGCGGCGCCGTCAGCGCCACCAAGGCCGCCGTGGACACCGGCGATATGCCGGCGGGCTTCATCCGCGACCTGGTGGAGCGCATCACGCCCTCGGTGCTGACCTCCATGCGCCAGGACAAGCACGAGGTCAACGACATGGTGGTGGAGCACGTCAAGCAGACCGCCCAGCGGCTGGTGGACAGCTCGCGTGTGATTTCCGACGCAGTTGAAAGCGGACGCACCGCCGTCATCGGTCTCTCGTATAGCCTGGCCGAGGGCCGCGCCAACGTTGTTTCCGGGATCGGTGAGCTCTAAGGCGGGTGTGAAAACCCGCCCGTAGCATGCTCTTCACGGTTTTCGATGGGGTGCCGGATCGCCCTAAGCTAGCCCCATGACTTCCACTGAAGAGTTCCGTATTGAACATGACACGATGGGCGAAGTCCGCGTCCCCGTGAACGCACTGTACCGCGCGCAGACGCAGCGGGCAGTGGAGAACTTCCCCATTTCCGGCAAGACCCTGGAACGTGCGCACATTGAGGCGCTGGCCCGGGTCAAGAAGGCAGCCGCCCAGGCCAACGCTGAACTGGGTGTGCTCGACGGCGAGCTTGCCAAGGCCATCGCAGACGCAGCGGATGAGGTGGCCGCCGGCAAGTACGACGGCGACTTCCCCATCGACGTCTTCCAGACCGGCTCCGGCACGTCCTCGAACATGAACACCAACGAGGTCATCGCCGAGCTTGCCTCGCGCGCCCTGAAGGCCGCCGGCAGCGACAAGGTGGTCCACCCGAACGACCACGTCAACGCCTCGCAGTCCTCCAACGACGTCTTCCCCACGTCCGTGCATGTTGCCGCCACGTCGGCCCTGATTAACGACCTCATCCCGGCACTCGGCTACCTCGCCGAGTCCCTGGAGCGCAAGGCAGTGGAGTTCAAGGACGTGGTCAAGTCCGGCCGCACGCACCTCATGGACGCCACCCCGGTCACCCTCGGCCAGGAGTTCGGCGGCTACGCAGCGCAGGTCCGCTACGGCATCGAGCGCATCAACGCCTCCCTCCCCCGCGTCGCCGAAGTACCCCTCGGCGGCACTGCTGTGGGCACCGGCATCAACACTCCGGCCGGCTTCCCGGAGCGCGTTATCGAACTGCTGGCCACCGACACCGGGCTTCCCCTCACCGAGGCCCGCGACCACTTCGAGGCCCAGGCCAACCGTGACGGGCTCATCGAGGCGTCCAGCCAGCTGCGCAACATCGCCATCTCGTTCATGAAGATCAACAACGACCTCCGCTGGATGGGCTCAGGCCCCAACACGGGCCTCGGCGAAATCGCGATCCCGGACCTGCAGCCCGGCTCCTCGATCATGCCCGGCAAGGTCAACCCGGTCATCTGCGAAGCGTCCATCATGGTGGCCAGCGCAGGTCATCGGCAACGACACCGCCATCGCCTGGTCCGGCACCAACGGCGCGTTCGAGCTGAACGTCGGCATCCCCGTGATGGCCGCCAACCTGCTCGAGTCCGTCCGCCTGCTGGCGAACACCAGCCGCGTGATGGCGGACAAGATGATCGACGGCATCACAGCCAACGTGGAGCGTGCCCGCTTCCTGGCCGAAGCGTCGCCGTCCATCGTGACGCCGCTGAACAAGTACATCGGCTACGAAAACGCCGCCAAGATCGCCAAGAAGGCCGTTGCGGAAGGGCTCACCATTCGTGAGACCGTCGTCGCCATGGGCTTCCTGGAGCGCGGCGAGGTCACCGAGGAGCAGCTGGACACCGCCCTGGACGTTATGTCCATGACGCGCCCGCCGCACAAGGCTTAAGTTCCCACCACTACCTCACGACGCCGGCCGCCCACCTTCCCAGCGAAGGCGGGCGGCCGGCGTCGTTAAGCAGCAGTGCCACCGCCGCGACTCAACAGTTGCACTACTCCTGCGTTGGTGCAAAACTTTACTTTGTGATGCATAGTGCAAGTTCAGAGACAGGGCTCCGGGAGCGGAAACGGGCAGCCACCCGCAGTGCCATCACCGGGACCGCACGGACCCTGACCGCCGAGCGAGGACTCAACGGTTACACGGTCGAGGAAGTGTGCGAAGCCGCCGGAATTTCGCGCCGTACCTTCTTCAACTACTTCCCCACAAAGGAAGACGCCATCATCGGCCATTCCGACGACGATGTCCCCGCTGACGTCCTCGATGACTTCATCGCCGGTGGCGCCTCATCCCCTGCCGGCGACATCTCCCCCACCCTGTTCCGGGACCTCGTTAGGCTGTCCCTGAAGCTGTCCGAGCGCATGGCCTCGTCCGAAGAGGAAACCCGGCAACTGACAGGCGTGGTCCATAAGGAACCGCAGCTGATCCTGAAGCTCATCGGCGCCACGGAACAGCGCGAGGCGCAGTTCGCCCGGGACGTCGCCAGGGCGCGAGGGCGTTCCCCCCGAGCATCCGGTAGTCCAGATGGCAGTGGTGCTGCTGAGCACTATCGCCCGCAAGAGCAGCATTGCCTATTTCTCAGACGGAAACACCCGCTCCTACCGCGAGCTGCTGATGGAGAACATCGCGGCCGCCAGCACCCTTTTCTCACAGACTTTCGACAACCCGGAAACCACAGCCGCAGAAGGACACCAATGAGTACCACCGATAAACCGCCAGCGGGCCCACTGCTGCTCACCCAAAAACGCATCTGGATCATCTTCTCCGCGCTGATCGCCGGCATGCTGCTCTCCAGCCTCGACCAGACCATCGTTTCCACCGCCATGCCCACCATCGTGGGCAAGCTGGGCGGCGTGGAACACCAGGCCTGGATCACCACGGCCTACCTGCTGGCCACCACCATCGTGATGCCCATATACGGCAAGTTCGGTGACGTCCTCGGACGGCGCAACCTGTTCCTGATTGCCATCGCCCTGTTCACGCTGGCCTCGGTGGGCTGCGCCCTGGCCACCGATTTCTGGGGTTTCGTGATCTTCCGGGCCATCCAGGGCCTCGGCGGCGGCGGACTGATGATCCTGTCCCAGGCCATCATCGCGGACATTGTCCCGGCCAAGGACCGCGGCAAATACATGGGTCCGCTGGGCGCGATCTTCGGCCTCTCCGCAGTGGCCGGCCCTCTGCTCGGCGGCTTCTTCGTGGACCACCTGACCTGGGAGTGGGCCTTTTACATCAACATTCCCATCGGCATCGCCGCCTTCGCCATCGCCTGGTTCACGCTGACTCTTCCAATAAGAAAGCCGAAAAGCGGATCGACATCCTGGGTGTTGTGCTGCTGTCCGCCGCCACCACGTGCCTTATCTTCTTCACCGATTTCGGCGGCAAAAAAGACGAAGGCTGGGACTCCCCCCTCACCTGGGCCTTTGGTGCCGGTATGGTCCTTTCCGCTACCGCGTTTGTGATGGTGGAGCGCCGCGCCGAGGATCCCATCATTCCGCTCACCCTGTTCCGCAACCGGATCTTCGTCAACGCCACCGCCATCGGCTTCACCCTGGGCCTGGGCATGTTCTCCGCCATCGCCTTCGTTCCCACGTTCCTGCAGATGTCCTCCGGCACTTCCGCGGCGGAGTCAGGCCTGCTGATGCTGCCCATGATGGCAGGCCTGATGGGCACGTCCATCTACTCCGGCATCCGGATTTCCAAGACCGGCCTGTACAAGATGTACCCCATCCTCGGAGCGGCCCTCACCATGGCCGCCATGCTCTGGATGACCACCCTCGCGGCCAGCACCCCCATCTGGGCCATCTGCGTCCAGCTGTTCATCTTCGGCGCAGGCCTCGGCCTGATCATGCAGGTGGTGGTCCTTGTGGTGCAGAACGCCGTCCCCGCGGACCAGATCGGCACGGCCACCAGCACCAACAACTACTTCCGCGAGGTTGGTGCGGCCATGGGCGTCGCGATCTTTGGTGCGATCTTCGCCAACAGGCTTTCCGAGTCCCTGACCACCGCCTTCACCGGCGCTGGCGCCTCGGCGGACCAGGCAGCGCAGTCCACCAGCACCCTGGATCCGCAGGCCCTGAGCCAACTTCCGGAGCAGCTGCGTGAGTCGATTGTCAACGCCTACGCCGAGTCCCTGGCCCCGGTGTTCTGGTACCTCATCCCGTTCATCGCGGTGGCGCTGGTCCTGGCCGTCACGCTGAAGCAAATCCCGCTGTCGGACACCGCCGGCATGCTGGCGCGGGGCGAAGCAGTGGGCGGCGAGGAGGCGGAGCGCCTCGCCGCCGGGCTGCCCAACCCAGCGGTGGAGGCAACGGCGGAAGCCGCGGAGCAGCGGGACAGCGTCAAGGACGACGACGGCTGGCTGGTCTCCCAGCGCCACTGACCGCCGTCGTACTGCCTGCATGACAACGCTGCGGGCTAAGCCCGCAGGGGCGCCGCAATCTTGGGGGATGCGGCGCCCCTGCGCTGTCTCCTCCCGGAGCTGCCTGTGAGGCGCCGGTCAGGGTTCGAAGTGGGCGGCGTCGGCCGGAGCCAGGGCGCGGTGGATGCTGGTGAGGTGCCCGGGCATCAGTTCAGGGAGTTCATCCATGCCGAACCAGCCGACAGCCAGCGATTCGTCGTCGTTCACCCGGGCCGCCCCGGAGACATAGCGGCAAAGGAACACCACGTCCAGGAACTCGCACACGTCGCCGTTGGGATACGTGAACGGACCCACTGCCCCCACAGACACCACGCGCTCCGGTTCGGCCACTACTGCCGTTTCCTCAAAAATCTCCCGCACCAGCCCACGGGCAGGCTGCTCCCCCGGCTCAAGCATCCCGCTGACCAGCGCCCACTGTTTGTTGTCGGCACGCTGGGCGAGCAGCACCCTCCCCGAATCATCAACCACCACACCCCGGACGCCGGGGACCCAGAGCGGATCGTTACCGATTTTCTTGCGAAGTTTCAGGATGTAGTCAGGCGCAGGCATTCCGCCAGCCTACCGAACTGCTTTCCTGCCTTAGAACGACCGGGCTCCCGTCCGCCCGGGCACCTTTAGTTCAGGTTGGAAGGAGCATCGCAGCCGCTGCCCCGGCGAGCATAAACGGACCAAAGGGAATTGACGATTTCAGTGTCCCCCTGCGGGCGGCCAGGAGCGCGATGGACCAGAGGCCGCCCAAAAGGAAGGCCAGGAAAGTGCCGGCGAACAGGTGTCCCCACCCCAGGTAGCCGAGGTACATGCCCAGGACCCCGGCGAGTTTCACGTCCCCGAACCCCATGCCCGGCGGGTACGCAAACCGCAGTATGAAGTAAAAGAGCCACAGGATTGCGGCTCCGGCCACTACACGCAGCGCCGGCACAGCCATCAGCCCGGCGGGCAGACCAGCAGGACCCGGGTCCGCGCCGGCACCGGCTCCGGCAAAGGCAGCAGCCGTGAGGAGCAGGACACCGGCCACAGCGTAGGAGGGGAAGACGATCCGGTTGGGCAGGAGGTGGTGCCGGACGTCGATCACCGTCAGGCGGACGGCCATCACCGCGAAGTAGGCGCAAGCAGCAAGCACCAGCCAGAAGGCCAGCGGGGTGTGCGGCCATAGTTCGCCCAGTCGTTGGATCACCCTCGGATGCTACTGGATTTCCGCTCGACGGCGCACCGCCCGCGCGTAAACTGTGGATATGGCGACGTGGGACTCCCGGCACCGAATGGATCCGGACAGGACTTCAGCCGCCGCGGACCCGGCGATATTCCGAAACCTGTGCCGGTCCTCGCCCTGGAAATGGCAGTCCCTGCGCTTCGAGTATTGGGATGAGCCCTTCGCAGACGCGCCCGATCCTGCGGCGCCCCTGGTCCGGGCGTGGCTGCGCCGTCCGGGGGCTTTGCGTCTTGAAACCGCAGACGGACTTGTCCTGCACAGCACAACCGGGATCAACGATTCCAAGGACGGCCTGTATGTCAGCGCCACGCGGAAGTCGTGGCTCCTGCCGCCGCATCTTGTGACCCCCGTGTATGACGACCCATGGACTGGTGCGCCGGCGGCCTGAAGCAGCCTATGGCGAGCCCGGGTTCGGCAACGGGCGGTTCTCCGCAGCCCTGGACCCGGTGGAGCTGGCCGGAAACGCCCCCGTACCCCTCGAATTTCCCGGCAGCAACACCGTGGAAGTCCAGGAGGTCAGGCAGCACGAGCACGAGGGACGCCCCGTCCTCGAAGCAGTGGTGCGGCCCACGGCCGCCTACCATCCGGCCCATCCTGCCGCGCCGCTGTGCCTTCCCGGCAGGTCCCGGATCCGGGTGGACCTCGGCACCGGCGTGTGCGTCGCGAGCCAGTCCCTGGATCCGGGGACGGAAGAGTACGGTCACTGGCTGCGCATCATCGCCGTGGACGAGTACATGCTGGATGACCTGTTCCTGGCCCAATCGATGAGCCTCACTGACGTCCGGCAGCACATACCGTGGGACGTCCCGGCCTGACTGTGACAAGACCCGGACTTGCTCA
Encoded proteins:
- the manA gene encoding mannose-6-phosphate isomerase, class I, producing MYEIDNVLRDYAWGSTTAIAALLGRPESGGPEAELWIGAHPDSPSVARLPEDGSTAALDALIAGDPEHFLGADSVARFGPRLPFLAKILAAAQPLSLQVHPSLEQAKTGFARENAEGLAADAPNRNYRDDNHKPEMILALTPFEALCGFRPAAQTREILQHIEGAFRATEGAAPALVSALLADLEDSDESAGLRKAFERLIAGGQAVAEDTSLVVGALLAGAPLAPFDAELSTAISLHEKYPGDPGVLISLLLNRISLEPGEAVYLPAGNVHAYLHGLGVEVMASSDNVLRGGLTPKFVDVPELLRTIDFQPVAVPMLEAERTVMDQELFRPPFAEFQLQRIELSPDAGPVPLAQSGAAVVIVVAGDVYLDSPKGDLQLSRGGSAFLAAAEAPVNVHPVAGSTEPALAFAVTTGL
- a CDS encoding carbonic anhydrase; translated protein: MTTYLTPALAWRRMREGNERFVAGESSHPNQDSSRRSSLVENQHPFAVIFGCSDSRLAAEIIFDVGLGDVFVVRTAGQVIDDAVLGSLEYSVGVLGVPLIAILGHDSCGAVSATKAAVDTGDMPAGFIRDLVERITPSVLTSMRQDKHEVNDMVVEHVKQTAQRLVDSSRVISDAVESGRTAVIGLSYSLAEGRANVVSGIGEL
- a CDS encoding DUF4245 domain-containing protein, which codes for MQEKTSPSPEPAGSGSNNGSSGAGGQGPVKPVIPAAAAKRANASVIGMIIALAVSIAAFLPIVLMNPSPKTDGYRPNIDVSAAARNATDVAGFTPVAPDTGNSFRANYARWEAGTGSGVPAWEVGYITPKESFIGLVQTRSANPTWLLQQVQNAPVTGSRNAGGREWQLRDTGKGGKSMVLEYRGTTVILAGAAQLDEFATLADAVVKSLDSNPAVTVSPAASTAP
- a CDS encoding A24 family peptidase; the protein is MIQRLGELWPHTPLAFWLVLAACAYFAVMAVRLTVIDVRHHLLPNRIVFPSYAVAGVLLLTAAAFAGAGAGADPGPAGLPAGLMAVPALRVVAGAAILWLFYFILRFAYPPGMGFGDVKLAGVLGMYLGYLGWGHLFAGTFLAFLLGGLWSIALLAARRGTLKSSIPFGPFMLAGAAAAMLLPT
- a CDS encoding NUDIX domain-containing protein, encoding MPAPDYILKLRKKIGNDPLWVPGVRGVVVDDSGRVLLAQRADNKQWALVSGMLEPGEQPARGLVREIFEETAVVAEPERVVSVGAVGPFTYPNGDVCEFLDVVFLCRYVSGAARVNDDESLAVGWFGMDELPELMPGHLTSIHRALAPADAAHFEP
- the glpX gene encoding class II fructose-bisphosphatase, whose product is MTQKYSTISPSLAVGNDEPDRNLALELVRVTEAAAIAGGHWVGFGDKNTADGAAVDAMRSFLQTVHFNGVVVIGEGEKDEAPMLFNGERVGDGTGPECDVAVDPIDGTRLTALGINNALAVLAVAERGSMFDPSAVFYMEKLVTGPEAADMVDLRLPVKQNLHLIAKAKGVKVNQLNVMILDRDRHRPLVEEIREAGARTKFIMDGDVAGAIAAARSGTGVDALMGIGGTPEGIVAACAIKSLGGVIQGRLWPTSDEEKQKALDAGHDLDRVLSTNDLVSSDNCYFAATGITDGDLLKGVRYSKDKVLTQSIVMRSKSGTIRFVDGEHQASKWEGYARKS
- a CDS encoding LCP family protein; translation: MASSKLPQSASEAALTDPVRYPVSASSPVRTKRGFVLVLLTLLVPGSAQLVAGNRKLGRAALRVTLCVWAALVLAVLLLLLNRPLLINIITNSLASLVIVILLVALAAGWAILFINTLRLIRPVLLAPPARPVVVISLVLAMVLGSGTLGYAAYLLNVGRNAIGSIFSAGPAIDPVEGRYNFLMMGGDAGDDRTGRRTDSLSVLSVDAETGQTAIISVPRNLQNAQFSEDSPMRAIYPDGYDCGDACLINAINTEVTNEHADLYPGVPDPGAQATLEAVSGTLGITVQAYVLVDMEGFSKLIDAMGGIRIKAGGWVPISGETIDEANGIHGMPLGWIPAGDQTLDGYTALWYGRSREFVDDYARIQRQQCVQQAMLKQLDPGTLLAKFEEIANAGTKVVDSNISSSQLGSFVDLAMKAKGQDIKRLTIGPPDFDASFSTVPNFDVIHTRVDQLLASASEAESAGLPDDAMVVPSAGGGHLQAAPVRYPAAPLPAGGTPAQQSPPAQQSPPAPASDFTPVTTTPDGEPITEAMLNELKSQGNEQAIRELVATNGQCAPL
- a CDS encoding peptidoglycan bridge formation glycyltransferase FemA/FemB family protein, coding for MIPAVVPCTDRALWDEHVDRFKGHPQQLWGWGETKAMHGWSVDRVLLNDGDNTVGCAQLLVRRLPFPFRALVYIPRGPMCSVENAPAVLGSLADHAAVRHRGVALSIEPDWDQDSDFAGAVASAGFRATTNTVLIPRTLILDLTWTDDELMAEMSKSTRANIRKAMRSDVEFRKVKNDAELEQVLGIYHETAERAGFGIHEDRYYRDIFKNMGDGSPIIAAFDGEQMLAFVWLARSGSTAFELYGGVSSEGQKTARQLWREVGSPAGHAGRRVRALRLQRPPQRRYLRLQKAVREARKHAPGHLGKTALAVLPRLLAGHAAGPPRTSNGAAPAEGRGRPGPIGA